A genomic stretch from Candidatus Manganitrophaceae bacterium includes:
- the folE gene encoding GTP cyclohydrolase I FolE, giving the protein MKDPYPETEKIEIKDIIENLLVSLGEDPGREGLKGTPERVEKSLRFLTSGYHQDVERVLNDAFFTITHDEMVIVKGIQFYSLCEHHMLPFFGECHIAYIPNKKVVGLSKLPRVVEIFSRRLQLQERLTSQVAEAILDKVDPLGVGVVIEAQHLCMMMRGVQKQNSRTVTSAMLGTFKTDPKSRAEFLDLLRRDRP; this is encoded by the coding sequence ATGAAAGACCCTTACCCGGAAACAGAGAAAATAGAGATTAAGGACATCATTGAGAACTTGTTGGTTTCTCTTGGGGAAGACCCCGGACGTGAAGGCCTGAAGGGGACACCGGAGCGGGTCGAAAAATCACTTCGGTTTTTGACCAGTGGATACCATCAGGATGTTGAGCGTGTTTTGAATGATGCCTTCTTCACAATCACGCATGATGAAATGGTGATCGTGAAAGGCATCCAGTTCTACTCTCTTTGTGAACATCATATGCTCCCCTTTTTCGGAGAGTGCCACATCGCTTATATTCCCAATAAGAAAGTGGTTGGTTTAAGCAAACTCCCCCGTGTTGTGGAGATCTTCAGTCGAAGACTGCAGCTTCAAGAGCGATTGACCAGTCAGGTTGCTGAAGCGATTCTTGACAAGGTCGATCCCCTGGGTGTCGGCGTGGTGATTGAGGCGCAGCACCTTTGCATGATGATGCGTGGTGTACAAAAGCAGAATTCTAGAACGGTGACCAGCGCGATGCTCGGTACCTTCAAGACGGACCCGAAATCAAGGGCGGAGTTTCTGGACCTTTTGCGGCGTGATCGACCCTAA
- a CDS encoding chlorite dismutase — MAEIKRQYVNYLFLKLDPAWRRLPEAEREEGKKEFLAAVESFGSDCLVIPYSTVGIRAEVDIMLWRISYDLQTLQDMMVKISKSGLGKYLNTVYSYLAMTKRSVYVDKHSHPGQESKRLTVVPGEAKYLFIYPFVKTRGWYLLTKAARQGMMSEHIEIGHKYPTVKINTGYSFGLDDAEFVVAFESDFPSDFLDLVMELREAEASRYTERDTPIFTCVRKSLQDTLEDLGG; from the coding sequence ATGGCAGAAATTAAAAGGCAATATGTGAATTATCTCTTCCTGAAGTTGGATCCTGCCTGGAGACGGCTTCCGGAAGCCGAACGGGAAGAGGGAAAAAAGGAGTTCCTCGCAGCAGTGGAGTCCTTTGGATCAGACTGTCTGGTTATTCCTTATTCCACTGTTGGGATCCGGGCAGAGGTAGATATCATGCTCTGGCGGATCAGCTATGATTTGCAGACGCTTCAGGACATGATGGTCAAGATTTCCAAAAGCGGCTTGGGAAAATATCTGAATACAGTCTATTCGTACCTGGCCATGACCAAGCGCTCTGTCTATGTCGATAAGCATTCCCACCCTGGACAGGAGTCAAAACGCCTGACGGTGGTCCCCGGAGAAGCCAAGTATCTCTTTATCTATCCTTTTGTCAAGACACGCGGGTGGTATCTTTTGACGAAGGCAGCCCGGCAGGGGATGATGAGCGAGCATATTGAGATCGGCCATAAATACCCAACGGTGAAGATCAATACCGGCTACTCCTTTGGTCTGGATGATGCAGAATTTGTCGTCGCTTTTGAAAGTGATTTTCCCTCTGATTTTCTGGATCTTGTGATGGAATTGCGAGAGGCAGAGGCCAGTCGCTATACAGAACGGGACACGCCGATTTTCACCTGTGTCCGGAAGAGCCTGCAAGATACACTGGAAGATCTGGGGGGCTGA
- a CDS encoding CDP-alcohol phosphatidyltransferase family protein, with amino-acid sequence MLRGRGSGSARDRLNETFPRIQSVFLRCKCYSSVKNRSMRTTKFTQKNVIEPPYFSNWADLFFPKIANLILPFVSRFSWITPNFVTLFSFFLYALGCIFIFIDVPNHLFYTAILLPIAYIGDCLDGQLARTKGLSSDIGNYLDKVVDVLKIYIITICLSYNAYLASNDVTYVFLGFTACFFFNFRYYLKLETIFSQFNKDAQYLVKARERRQVLYRAKEREYQQLSESFMGKVKLFWLKNRSIFWVDEAEFVVFTSIGAIFNKIEEVLWILAMSQGLIAFWRLFERGYQTHKAKEMLLDPMRK; translated from the coding sequence ATGCTTAGAGGGCGAGGATCAGGAAGCGCCCGCGACCGCTTGAATGAAACATTCCCTCGGATTCAATCCGTATTTCTCCGGTGTAAATGCTATTCTTCAGTAAAAAATAGAAGCATGCGTACGACAAAATTCACCCAAAAAAACGTAATCGAGCCGCCCTATTTTAGTAATTGGGCGGATTTATTTTTTCCAAAGATCGCTAATCTAATTCTTCCCTTCGTTTCAAGGTTCTCTTGGATTACACCTAATTTTGTGACATTATTTTCTTTCTTCTTATATGCACTAGGTTGTATATTCATTTTCATCGATGTTCCGAATCACTTATTTTACACTGCGATTCTTTTACCGATTGCTTATATCGGAGATTGTTTGGATGGTCAGTTGGCGCGGACCAAAGGATTGTCTTCCGACATCGGCAATTATCTTGATAAGGTTGTAGATGTCTTAAAAATATATATTATTACAATCTGTCTCTCCTACAATGCCTACCTTGCAAGCAATGACGTGACCTATGTCTTTCTGGGTTTTACCGCTTGTTTTTTCTTTAATTTCAGATACTACCTTAAACTTGAGACGATCTTCAGTCAGTTTAATAAAGACGCTCAATATCTGGTGAAAGCACGCGAAAGAAGACAGGTCTTGTATCGGGCGAAAGAAAGAGAATATCAACAACTTTCAGAGAGCTTTATGGGGAAGGTGAAATTATTCTGGCTCAAAAATCGCAGTATTTTTTGGGTGGATGAAGCAGAGTTTGTTGTCTTCACAAGTATCGGAGCAATATTTAATAAAATTGAAGAGGTCTTGTGGATCCTTGCCATGAGCCAAGGCTTAATCGCCTTCTGGCGTTTGTTTGAACGGGGATATCAAACGCATAAGGCCAAAGAGATGCTCCTTGATCCCATGAGAAAATAG
- a CDS encoding phosphocholine cytidylyltransferase family protein: MKAIILAAGVGSRIRPLTNNCPKSLLKVGGNTILEMMLSHIQDCGINEVIFVLGYLQEQIKEAVRAKFPNLNAHFVLNDQYAETNTGYSLMLCRDRVGDSAFVKFDADVVFDKEILSRLIKSEYDTCLCIDKNINLEAEEIKVIVEDQNRVVKASKTVLPQDAIGESIGIEKISSETAKLLFSELETMMEKKENHQEYYEGAYERLIEKNVPFYALDISGLKWTEIDTKEDFATAELIFNP; the protein is encoded by the coding sequence ATGAAAGCAATAATATTGGCCGCCGGAGTGGGTTCCAGAATTAGGCCACTGACCAACAATTGCCCCAAAAGTCTATTGAAGGTCGGGGGCAATACGATTCTTGAAATGATGTTATCGCATATTCAGGATTGTGGAATTAATGAGGTTATCTTTGTTCTTGGATATTTGCAGGAACAAATCAAAGAGGCTGTGCGTGCAAAATTTCCGAATTTAAATGCTCATTTTGTGCTGAATGATCAATACGCAGAAACAAACACCGGATATTCTCTCATGTTGTGCAGGGACCGGGTCGGAGATTCTGCTTTTGTAAAATTTGATGCCGATGTCGTGTTTGATAAAGAGATTCTTAGTAGACTGATCAAAAGCGAATATGACACGTGTTTATGCATCGACAAGAACATCAATCTGGAGGCTGAAGAAATTAAAGTCATTGTTGAAGACCAGAACCGGGTTGTCAAGGCCAGCAAAACGGTACTTCCTCAGGATGCGATTGGAGAATCAATCGGCATTGAAAAAATTAGCAGCGAAACAGCTAAACTTTTGTTCAGTGAATTGGAAACCATGATGGAGAAGAAGGAAAATCATCAGGAATATTATGAAGGCGCGTACGAACGGCTCATTGAAAAAAATGTTCCGTTTTATGCCTTGGATATTTCCGGCCTGAAATGGACAGAAATTGATACAAAAGAGGATTTTGCAACAGCAGAGCTGATATTTAACCCTTAA
- a CDS encoding aminopeptidase P family protein: protein MMDHGASEEKGNVLLIACSETDSNIYYASGFLAPDSYVYLSAKGQSYLLMSDLEVDRARAQSKVDHVFSYSEYEERTRKKGLASPGLAEVVHTLMQELNIKEWTVPSDFPLEYGDAFRALGCHLVIKKAPFFEARSVKTPEEVAAILETQTAVEEALDEVLALLRQAEIKEGFIHVEGKRLTSEAVRQQLHLSLMGKGCIGQHTIVSCGIDGCDPHNEGAGPLRANESIIMDIFPRSVGSRYFADMTRTVVKGRPSDDLKKMYDTVLEGQILGIDHVKNGASGREIHEEITALFEKKGYHTGKVKGRMQGFFHGTGHGLGLDIHEPPRISRSDWVLKEGEVVTVEPGLYYPEIGAVRIEDMVLVEKEGCRNLTTYPKFLEIK, encoded by the coding sequence ATGATGGATCATGGAGCGAGTGAAGAGAAGGGGAACGTCTTACTCATTGCCTGTAGTGAAACAGATTCAAACATATACTATGCCAGCGGGTTTTTAGCGCCCGATTCCTACGTTTATCTGTCCGCAAAAGGACAGTCCTATCTCTTAATGTCCGACCTGGAAGTTGACCGTGCCCGTGCGCAGTCAAAGGTCGATCATGTCTTTTCTTATTCAGAATATGAGGAGCGTACCCGAAAAAAAGGGCTGGCCTCGCCCGGCCTTGCTGAAGTGGTTCATACCCTGATGCAGGAATTGAATATCAAGGAATGGACCGTTCCTTCTGATTTTCCCCTGGAATACGGAGATGCTTTTCGTGCGCTCGGCTGTCATCTGGTGATCAAAAAAGCCCCCTTCTTTGAAGCGCGGTCCGTCAAGACGCCCGAAGAGGTTGCCGCCATCCTTGAAACGCAGACCGCTGTGGAAGAGGCGCTTGATGAGGTGCTCGCGCTTCTTCGTCAAGCGGAAATAAAAGAGGGTTTCATTCATGTAGAGGGGAAGCGCTTGACCTCGGAGGCAGTTCGACAACAGCTGCATTTGAGCCTCATGGGGAAGGGTTGTATCGGCCAGCACACGATTGTCTCCTGCGGTATCGATGGCTGTGATCCGCACAATGAAGGGGCCGGTCCGCTCCGGGCCAATGAGTCCATCATCATGGATATATTTCCGCGTTCAGTCGGGAGCCGCTATTTTGCCGATATGACGAGAACAGTGGTCAAAGGACGTCCCTCGGATGATTTGAAAAAGATGTATGATACGGTGCTTGAAGGCCAGATCCTCGGCATCGACCATGTTAAAAATGGCGCATCCGGTCGTGAGATTCATGAAGAGATTACCGCTCTTTTTGAAAAGAAGGGGTATCATACCGGAAAGGTAAAGGGACGGATGCAAGGGTTTTTTCACGGGACCGGGCATGGCCTCGGGCTGGATATTCATGAACCCCCACGGATCAGTCGAAGCGATTGGGTCCTGAAGGAAGGAGAGGTGGTGACGGTTGAGCCGGGGCTTTACTATCCTGAAATCGGCGCAGTTCGTATCGAAGACATGGTTCTGGTTGAGAAAGAAGGTTGTCGTAACTTGACGACCTATCCAAAATTCTTAGAGATTAAGTGA
- the trxB gene encoding thioredoxin-disulfide reductase, translated as MSKEIHEVIIIGSGPAGLTAAVYAARGNLRPLLIEGAQAGGQLMITTDVDNYPGFARGIQGPDLILEMKKQAQRFETAFLTGDVTSVNFSERPFKVVVDGDKTYTAKTIIISAGARALLLGLESETRLMGHGVSACATCDGFFFKDKLVYVIGGGDTAVEEAIFLTRFASRVILVHRRDSLRASRILQQKAFETPKIEMLWNTVVVDILGGESGPVNGILLKNVKTEKISENKADGVFIAIGHTPNTSLFEKWLELDERGYIKTKPGSTETNIPGVFASGDVQDPIYRQAITAAGTGCMAAIDAERFLEGEGHA; from the coding sequence GTGAGCAAAGAGATCCACGAAGTCATTATCATTGGGTCTGGTCCGGCAGGGCTGACCGCGGCAGTATACGCGGCCAGAGGCAATCTGCGACCTCTTCTGATTGAAGGTGCGCAAGCCGGAGGTCAGTTGATGATTACAACCGATGTCGACAATTATCCCGGCTTTGCGAGGGGGATTCAGGGGCCGGATCTGATCCTGGAGATGAAGAAGCAGGCGCAGCGCTTCGAGACGGCTTTCCTGACCGGTGATGTGACTTCGGTCAATTTTTCTGAGCGCCCTTTCAAGGTTGTGGTCGATGGAGACAAGACCTATACCGCAAAAACAATCATTATAAGCGCGGGTGCGCGTGCCCTGCTCCTCGGTCTGGAATCAGAGACCCGACTGATGGGCCATGGGGTCTCGGCTTGTGCGACCTGTGATGGTTTTTTCTTTAAGGACAAGCTGGTCTATGTCATTGGTGGGGGAGATACTGCTGTAGAAGAGGCCATCTTCCTGACCCGCTTTGCGAGTAGAGTTATTTTAGTTCATCGCCGTGACAGCCTCCGGGCCTCGAGAATTCTTCAGCAGAAGGCTTTTGAAACGCCGAAAATCGAAATGTTATGGAATACGGTCGTGGTGGATATTCTCGGCGGGGAATCCGGTCCGGTCAATGGAATTCTCCTGAAAAATGTAAAAACAGAGAAGATATCCGAGAACAAGGCCGACGGGGTTTTTATTGCGATTGGGCATACGCCGAACACGTCTCTCTTTGAAAAGTGGCTTGAACTGGATGAGCGTGGGTATATCAAGACGAAGCCCGGTTCAACGGAGACAAATATTCCGGGTGTCTTCGCGTCCGGAGATGTCCAGGACCCGATATACCGGCAGGCAATCACAGCCGCGGGAACGGGTTGCATGGCGGCGATCGACGCCGAGCGCTTTCTTGAAGGAGAGGGGCACGCTTAG